In Acidimicrobiales bacterium, the genomic window CGGGCCTCGGACGAGGCGGCCGGGGAGCGGGCCAAGGGCCTCGCCGCCGGCGTAGGTCTCCACCCCGCTGACGAAGGTGTGCAGGTAGCCGTCGGCCCGCTGCAGGAGGCGCTTGCCACCGGCTGGCAGGTCGAAGGCCATGTATGGCGGGCGCAAGCACAGCCCGGCGTGGTCGACGACGTTGACATCGGCCTTCATCCCGGGTGCCAGCACGCCCCGGTCACGGAGCCCGACGGTCTCGGCGGTGTCCCGGCACTGGCGGCGCACGACCCACTCGAGGGGCAGGCCCTCGGCACGGTCGCGGGCCCAGTGGGCCAGGAGCGTCGTCGGGTAGCTGGCGTCACAGATCGTGCCGACGTGGGCGCCGCCGTCGGCCAGGCCGGGCACCAGGTGCTCGTCGGCGAGCATCTCGCGCACCGCGTCGAGCGAGCCGTCGACCCAGTTGTGGAACGGGAGGTAGAGGAATGCCTGCCCGTCATCGGCGAGGAGGAGGTCGTAGGCCAGCTCGGCGGAGGTGCACCCTTGGCGCTCCGCCCGGCGGGCCAGGGAGCGGTCGGGGTGGGGCTCGTAGTCGGGCGGGTCGCCCAGCTCGAACACCCGGTCGAGCATGCCGAGCAACCCCGGCGGGCCCTCGGCCGCCTGGGCAAGGATCGTCGCTCGCACCCCCGGGTCGCGCAGGGCGCCCACCCGCTCCTCGAGGGAGCGGGTGGCCACCTCCCGGTACGCCGGCACCCCCACGAAGGGGTTCAGCGTGGCCTGCAGGCCGAGCAGCACCCCGATGGCACGGGCGCCCACCTGGCCTCGGACGGGCAACCCGTCGGCCGCCGCCCCAGCGATGCGGTCACGAAGGTCCCGCCACGGCGCCCGGTGGTCCTCAGCGGCCACGGAGATCGA contains:
- a CDS encoding amidohydrolase family protein, coding for MAEHDLIISGGTIVDGTGAPPVAGDVAVTGDRITAVGRVEGGARRVIEAGGAIVTPGFVDIHSHYDGQATWDERMVPSAWHGVTTVVMGNCGVGFAPCRPDDRDRLIELMEGVEDIPGTALHEGIPWAWTSFPEYLDHLDARSFDIDVAAQVPHGAVRLYVMGERGARREVAEPDEIAEMGRIAREGVAAGALGFTTSRTTNHRTSRGEPTPTLTASVEELVGIASAIGGAGVLQVVSDFSDLDAEFATMRRMVAESGCPLSISVAAEDHRAPWRDLRDRIAGAAADGLPVRGQVGARAIGVLLGLQATLNPFVGVPAYREVATRSLEERVGALRDPGVRATILAQAAEGPPGLLGMLDRVFELGDPPDYEPHPDRSLARRAERQGCTSAELAYDLLLADDGQAFLYLPFHNWVDGSLDAVREMLADEHLVPGLADGGAHVGTICDASYPTTLLAHWARDRAEGLPLEWVVRRQCRDTAETVGLRDRGVLAPGMKADVNVVDHAGLCLRPPYMAFDLPAGGKRLLQRADGYLHTFVSGVETYAGGEALGPLPGRLVRGPQGPSGP